The DNA window AAGGGAATTATGCCTTTTCAACCTGAATGGAGGATGGTTTAGtgcggcgcataattggcccagcgtcttccgggtttggccatcattgtaaataagaattatctttactgacttgtctagttaaataaaagtttaaaaaTGTATGGTTTATGTCCAAGCCGGTCCCTAGTGTATTACAGAGAATGCCCATAAATCCTAGACGATAGTGCAGATCCAGGACCCATACCCTAGGCTAATTTAGAGACTAACTTGGTAACATCCTTGTTGCCAGTAAATAAGCAGTTCTCACTCTGTTGACTCCATCACCGGTGATGATTAAAATATGAAGGTATACAATTGTGCGCGAAAAAAAGACCCTCCTCACACAAAGTGAACCGGTGCTAGATTTTTTTTCGCGAACTTGTTTtgtggattttttgttgttgcttaaaCCAGTCTACACGTTATACGTACAATTTTGCTTTCACGCGGTTCCGTTAGACACCGTAGATCTTCAATTTTTCTAAACCATATTCTCGTGTCCATGGACGCTGCCATGTTGGTGTACGACACTGTTTCCAACCCGTCTTGCCATCGGGCAGAATATATCAGAACATTGGTTCCCCCAGCGCATGGAGATGGTTGGAGGGCTGCCATCTAGTGAACGAAAAGAAACATTCTTCCGGCGAACTTTCAAGCGAGCTATTTCCTGCGTGTGACGTAACACGTCCTCCAAATCAAAGCTGGTGATCTAACGTTAGGTCGTGTGTCTTCTGCCGGCGTTGTCCTTGCCAATTTTAGGACTAAAATCATGGTTTTCGAAAACAAAATGATAATGAATGGGGAGCCTGATGATGAGGTATTGCACAATATCAAAATCTTCCTATTGCAATGTAGTTTTCTCTGCGAATCCTACCAATATATCAAGTTATGCAACCCGAATGCtatcagttagctagctaacggtaGCTGCACACAGTAACTTGCTAATTGCATTGCTAGCCAGGCGTGCGTCCTTGGCAGCTAGCTCTGGACACTCCTCGTTTAATTAACATGGATGATTGAGATTGGTGTAACGTCGTTACCACTTGTTATTTACACCTGGATTTTATATTTAGAAACAAATTAGTTTTAATTAAAATTTCAACTTAGGTTTGAAAACTAGTTTTAGATCATTTGAATAAATCAAGTTGAGTTATATGGAAAGCTATTCAACCCATAACCTAATATTGTTCTTTGCTTTTACAATAGATCAACTCATTCACTTCCTATAGATCTCATTCAGAAAGTTAGTCCTGTCAGATGGAACCTTATTGTGTCGAACAGAAATGGCTTTTGTAGAATGAATAATTGATCATTGTTAAATGTTTATATGCAAGGTGTATGTTGCACCCCACTAATGTTGTCACTGACCAGGAGGAAGAGGCACCggcagaggaggaaggagaggaggaagaggaggaagaagacatgGTGGTAAGACAGTTGAATTTACATTTACCACACTGTCCTTTGATGACTAATATTTGAATATGAACATACAAATTAAGATTccctgactttttttttttttctcgatACATTGAGAGTTCTTTTGATGAGTCATCTGCAGCTGTGTTGGTCTCTCCCAGGATCCCTTAGAAACAATACGGGCAAAGTGTGAGGCGTCAGAGCACTGCACCCACACAAGGGAGAGGCTGGAGGCCTGCACGGCCCGAGTGGGCTCAAgatcacacacacaggaggaatGCACAGAGGAACTCTTCGACTTCCTACATGCACGGGACCACTGTGTAAGTGTTTTTTTTAGGAACCCTGTGAGCACACACACTACTGCATGCAGGAAAATGTCAAGCTTACATGTGATCAATTTATTATTTGTGGTAATAATCTGTAAATTACAATACATTATCATATTGAACTAGTTATTTCTCTTTTTTCTCACAGGTAGCGCACAAGCTCTTCCACAACGTCAAATGAACTTCTCCATTCTTCGTCAATTCCAGTAGTTTATTGCAACTGTGGAATCTGTTATAAATACTACAGATGTGCAGTGTCAGGGAAGGTTTGAGACCAGAGCCTGTGTTCTACCCATGAATGTTAATAAATTAGATCTTGTTAGTTT is part of the Oncorhynchus keta strain PuntledgeMale-10-30-2019 chromosome 15, Oket_V2, whole genome shotgun sequence genome and encodes:
- the LOC118395095 gene encoding cytochrome b-c1 complex subunit 6, mitochondrial-like, with amino-acid sequence MVFENKMIMNGEPDDEEEEAPAEEEGEEEEEEEDMVDPLETIRAKCEASEHCTHTRERLEACTARVGSRSHTQEECTEELFDFLHARDHCVAHKLFHNVK